From a region of the Rhodopirellula bahusiensis genome:
- the radC gene encoding RadC family protein — translation MSETRRQRLQAILYPLAYHSQFRQSELTELVEETQAGFVTRTINAVVRAGVLERVHSDDELHYTWASTDPIQLIDRWIQDQIHGDQVKERPEEERPRERLLRDGAASLSNADLLAILIRVGVVGESATTGGTKLANHFDEELDAIREQSVSELRHITKAVTKASYCQIMAGIELGRRATEAARERPVQIVKITSTTEATEYCAQKFAYLAGDAVQEEFHIVTLDTKHKPIRTHRITVGTLDSSLVHPREVFRPAIRDAAAAVLLVHNHPSGDPTPSREDHAVTERLTEAGKLIGISVLDHIVVAKERCLSLREC, via the coding sequence ATGAGCGAAACCCGACGTCAACGTTTGCAAGCCATTCTTTACCCGTTGGCCTATCACTCTCAGTTTCGCCAAAGCGAACTCACTGAATTGGTGGAAGAAACCCAAGCGGGCTTTGTCACACGAACCATCAACGCAGTGGTGCGAGCCGGTGTGCTCGAGCGAGTTCATTCCGACGATGAACTTCACTACACATGGGCCTCCACGGACCCAATCCAATTGATTGACCGATGGATCCAAGATCAGATCCATGGTGATCAAGTCAAAGAGCGACCGGAAGAAGAACGACCGCGAGAACGTTTGTTGCGTGATGGTGCGGCGTCGCTCTCCAACGCCGACCTGTTGGCGATCCTGATTCGCGTCGGCGTGGTCGGTGAATCGGCCACGACGGGAGGCACAAAGCTGGCCAATCACTTCGATGAGGAACTGGACGCGATTCGCGAACAAAGCGTTTCGGAATTGCGACACATCACCAAAGCGGTGACGAAAGCCAGTTACTGCCAAATCATGGCCGGGATCGAACTGGGCCGGCGAGCAACCGAAGCGGCTCGCGAACGTCCGGTGCAAATCGTCAAAATCACGAGCACCACGGAAGCGACCGAGTACTGCGCGCAGAAGTTCGCTTACTTGGCTGGCGATGCGGTGCAGGAAGAGTTCCACATCGTGACGCTGGACACCAAGCACAAACCGATTCGCACGCATCGCATCACCGTGGGAACGCTGGACAGTTCGCTGGTGCATCCTCGCGAAGTGTTCCGGCCGGCGATCCGAGACGCGGCCGCGGCGGTGTTGCTGGTCCACAACCATCCGTCGGGTGACCCAACGCCCAGCCGCGAAGATCATGCGGTGACGGAGCGATTGACGGAGGCCGGCAAGCTGATCGGCATCTCAGTGCTGGACCATATTGTTGTGGCAAAGGAACGATGCCTGAGCTTGCGGGAGTGCTGA
- a CDS encoding P-II family nitrogen regulator, with protein MPDAIMKQVVTVVSPHLAENVLAALRRAPLEGLSVMEVKGYGRQKSYLDQYQDTEYSEAFVPKVEITLWVDDLRLEEVLDKIVEVTRTGRIGDGKILVMPVASFI; from the coding sequence ATGAAACAAGTCGTCACCGTCGTTTCACCGCATCTGGCCGAGAACGTTCTCGCAGCCCTTCGTCGGGCTCCGCTGGAAGGGTTGAGTGTGATGGAGGTCAAAGGCTACGGCCGCCAAAAAAGCTACCTCGATCAGTACCAAGACACCGAGTACTCCGAGGCGTTTGTGCCCAAGGTCGAGATCACACTCTGGGTCGATGACTTGCGTCTTGAAGAAGTCCTCGACAAGATTGTCGAAGTCACCCGCACCGGCCGCATCGGCGACGGCAAGATCCTGGTCATGCCAGTTGCCTCGTTCATTTGA
- a CDS encoding histidine triad nucleotide-binding protein: protein MPSIFSKIIAKEIPADIVYEDDLCLAFRDIAPKAPTHILVIPKREIVSLADLTDEDQEAMGRCVVVASKVAADEGLGDGYRLVVNTGSDGGQEVPHVHFHLLGGRKMTWPPG from the coding sequence ATGCCATCCATCTTCTCGAAAATCATCGCCAAAGAAATTCCGGCTGACATCGTCTACGAAGACGACCTGTGTCTGGCGTTTCGTGACATCGCTCCCAAAGCTCCCACGCACATCTTGGTCATTCCCAAACGCGAGATCGTGTCGCTCGCGGATTTGACGGACGAGGACCAGGAGGCCATGGGCCGCTGCGTCGTCGTCGCATCCAAAGTCGCTGCAGACGAAGGATTGGGCGACGGATATCGGTTGGTCGTCAACACGGGCTCCGACGGCGGACAAGAAGTCCCGCACGTCCACTTTCACCTGCTCGGCGGCCGCAAAATGACCTGGCCACCAGGCTGA